From Mycteria americana isolate JAX WOST 10 ecotype Jacksonville Zoo and Gardens chromosome 4, USCA_MyAme_1.0, whole genome shotgun sequence, one genomic window encodes:
- the HOPX gene encoding homeodomain-only protein has translation MATEKPVTPTEEQLEILEYNFCKVNKHPDPTTLCLIAAETGLSEEQTLKWFKQRLAEWRKSEGLPSESGSVRD, from the exons ATGGCCACAGAGAAGCCAGTGACTCCCACTGAGGAGCAGCTGGAGATCTTGGAGTACAACTTCTGCAAGGTGAACAAGCATCCTGACCCCACCACACTGTGCCTCATCGCAGCTGAGACCGGGCTCTCCGAGGAGCAGACCCTG aaatggTTCAAGCAGCGCCTGGCAGAGTGGAGGAAGTCTGAAGGGCTGCCCTCGGAAAGCGGGTCTGTCAGGGACTAG